A genomic stretch from Marinobacter fonticola includes:
- a CDS encoding glycosyltransferase family 2 protein, with amino-acid sequence MLQTIFWISAFGALYSYFLYPLVLMCVPARRTLKTDSPPKHPSVSLIVTAHNEAHRIREKIENTLAIDYADIELIVASDCSSDATDDIVREFADKGILLSRTEERLGKENAQKHAIAKASGEIIVFSDVATRIPPDAIGTLVGYFDNPKVGALSSEDVFISRDGGVVGEGAYVKYEMWLRKLESLRAGLVGLSGSFFAARRTLCQKWDIHSPSDFNTALNCAAEGYVAVTAPDVQGHYHDVADPSKEYQRKLRTVIRGLTALARHPQALNPFSHGLFAFQVFSHKVMRWLVPWFLIVLFVSSWILVPRGGIYGLALLAQLVFYGVVIAAHLSPAVRAKSFAKIPYFFVQVNYAIAHATLQFLSGRRMTVWSPSQR; translated from the coding sequence ATGCTGCAGACGATATTCTGGATTTCGGCTTTCGGTGCTCTTTACAGTTATTTCCTATACCCCCTGGTGTTGATGTGTGTGCCTGCCAGGCGCACGCTCAAAACCGATAGCCCCCCGAAGCATCCTTCGGTTTCGCTTATTGTAACCGCGCACAATGAGGCCCACCGTATTCGGGAGAAAATCGAGAATACGCTGGCGATCGATTATGCCGACATCGAGCTTATCGTTGCTTCCGACTGCTCCAGCGATGCGACCGATGACATTGTTAGAGAATTCGCCGACAAAGGCATTCTGCTTTCCCGAACGGAGGAGAGGCTAGGGAAGGAAAATGCCCAAAAGCATGCGATTGCTAAGGCCAGCGGTGAAATTATCGTGTTTTCCGATGTCGCGACGCGTATTCCGCCTGATGCTATCGGCACGTTGGTCGGCTACTTCGACAACCCGAAGGTTGGCGCACTTTCCAGTGAAGACGTCTTTATCAGCCGCGATGGCGGTGTGGTCGGGGAGGGTGCCTACGTCAAATACGAAATGTGGCTACGTAAACTCGAGTCTCTCCGTGCGGGGCTGGTGGGGTTAAGCGGCTCGTTTTTCGCAGCGCGTCGAACATTGTGCCAGAAGTGGGATATTCACTCGCCAAGCGACTTCAACACGGCACTAAATTGTGCTGCTGAAGGCTATGTTGCGGTCACTGCGCCGGACGTGCAGGGGCACTACCATGACGTTGCCGACCCCTCCAAAGAGTATCAGCGTAAGTTAAGAACGGTTATCCGTGGTTTGACAGCGCTGGCGCGCCATCCGCAAGCCTTGAATCCGTTTAGCCATGGGCTGTTCGCTTTTCAGGTTTTCAGTCATAAGGTGATGCGGTGGTTGGTGCCTTGGTTTTTGATTGTTTTGTTTGTTAGCAGCTGGATATTGGTGCCGCGAGGCGGTATCTACGGCCTGGCTTTGTTAGCACAGCTCGTTTTCTATGGCGTGGTTATCGCGGCGCATCTTTCCCCCGCGGTGAGGGCAAAAAGTTTCGCCAAGATTCCTTATTTTTTCGTGCAGGTTAACTACGCGATCGCCCATGCGACCCTGCAATTTCTCTCAGGCCGGCGAATGACGGTCTGGTCGCCGTCTCAACGTTAG
- a CDS encoding ABC transporter ATP-binding protein, whose protein sequence is MYILNVIKNILGTLDGRTRKKYYALQFFFLFSAFFQVVGIASIGPFISILSNPAIIHENSVLSYFYELLGFSTNLQFIIAAALGSLIMILISNTVAGLTIWFTYKFSVSLGSSLQQTVYRNFLHQDYLFHKTQNYNKKIAIVSQQIPRFVYMLFQPFLLMTSQLFVAGLILVGLLILDPILAIISALLIGGSYLATYIYLRKKLKHHGEIVYERSHKIQSILSESFIGIKDVKLDSMEPKYTSEFNKINIKGLNSQAFISLSGDVPKFIIESISFGAILVLALTLLITRDNINSVVPILSIYALAGYKLLPTMQQIYKSISSLSGHGSVAGIIRKQVQAVEEDTSATEYDKSIDIETVELKDAQFTYPKADHTAVSDVSLKLQRGQIYSLVGHSGSGKSTLADIILGLLNLDSGEVLVNNSKLEKSNLAKFRKKLGYVAQNIFILEDTVTRNVAFGLPEEEVDIERVKQALCMANALEFVETLPKGLDSNLGQDGKLLSGGQRQRIGIARALYKQADLLVLDEPTSALDIESELKLMNTLNTLKQDLIILLISHRPAAIRASDEIILLEKGQIKNVGSFDDLQEMDASFGSMMSGSLENENQSV, encoded by the coding sequence ATGTATATCCTGAACGTTATTAAGAATATTCTCGGCACTCTCGACGGAAGAACTCGAAAAAAATATTACGCTTTACAGTTTTTTTTCCTGTTTTCCGCTTTCTTTCAAGTGGTAGGTATTGCGAGTATTGGGCCGTTCATTTCCATACTATCAAATCCTGCAATCATCCATGAGAACTCTGTTCTTTCCTACTTTTATGAGCTGCTGGGATTCTCGACCAATCTCCAATTCATTATAGCTGCTGCATTGGGGTCACTAATCATGATCCTGATTTCGAACACTGTTGCGGGTCTGACCATTTGGTTTACCTATAAATTTTCCGTGTCTCTAGGGAGCAGCCTGCAACAGACGGTCTATCGAAATTTTTTACATCAGGATTATCTATTCCACAAAACCCAGAATTACAACAAAAAAATTGCCATTGTATCGCAACAAATTCCACGCTTTGTCTACATGCTATTCCAGCCTTTTCTACTTATGACCAGTCAACTATTCGTTGCCGGTCTTATACTGGTTGGCTTACTGATACTCGACCCCATTTTGGCAATCATATCTGCGCTATTGATAGGCGGTTCTTATCTGGCTACCTATATCTATCTCAGGAAAAAGCTAAAACACCATGGGGAAATTGTATACGAGCGTAGTCATAAAATTCAGTCAATACTATCCGAGTCCTTCATCGGGATAAAGGATGTTAAACTCGACTCAATGGAACCAAAGTACACATCGGAGTTTAACAAAATAAATATCAAGGGACTCAACTCTCAAGCTTTCATATCGTTATCTGGCGATGTCCCAAAATTCATTATCGAATCCATTTCCTTTGGCGCCATCCTTGTCTTGGCACTTACACTCCTGATAACACGAGATAATATAAATTCTGTTGTCCCCATACTCAGCATCTATGCTCTAGCGGGTTACAAACTACTGCCCACAATGCAACAGATTTATAAATCCATCTCAAGCCTAAGTGGCCACGGATCAGTTGCCGGGATAATAAGGAAGCAGGTCCAAGCGGTTGAGGAAGATACATCCGCCACTGAATATGACAAATCGATCGATATTGAAACCGTCGAGCTAAAAGACGCTCAATTTACTTACCCCAAGGCAGACCACACGGCCGTAAGCGACGTTTCGCTAAAGCTCCAGCGGGGACAAATTTATTCACTGGTGGGGCACTCCGGCTCAGGTAAGTCTACTCTAGCCGACATTATCCTGGGTTTGCTGAACCTAGATTCCGGTGAAGTCCTGGTCAATAACAGCAAGCTCGAGAAATCAAACTTAGCTAAATTCCGGAAAAAATTGGGCTATGTCGCCCAAAATATTTTTATTCTGGAAGATACCGTTACCAGAAATGTGGCCTTTGGGCTGCCCGAGGAAGAGGTCGATATCGAGCGGGTAAAGCAAGCTCTTTGCATGGCAAACGCATTGGAGTTCGTGGAAACCCTGCCTAAAGGGCTCGACTCCAACCTCGGACAGGATGGCAAGCTCTTGAGTGGCGGGCAGCGTCAACGCATTGGCATAGCACGAGCGCTTTATAAGCAAGCCGATCTACTCGTCTTGGATGAGCCTACTAGCGCTTTGGATATTGAGTCTGAACTGAAACTGATGAACACCCTGAATACACTCAAACAGGATCTTATTATACTGCTGATATCACATCGGCCTGCGGCAATACGCGCATCCGATGAAATTATTCTGCTAGAGAAAGGGCAAATAAAAAACGTAGGTTCCTTTGATGATTTACAGGAAATGGATGCTTCGTTTGGCTCAATGATGTCAGGAAGCCTTGAAAACGAAAACCAATCCGTTTGA
- a CDS encoding glycosyltransferase family 4 protein — translation MDAKQVSKKGILAVGNFDSNEGYAWRLMERFWCELSLLGADQGYQTYVCFPTVTVVPQCLTDASCRVDKVDFTVSGLSALFKQVRYIIKNSIHVMYLTDLKTYSWRYLLFRLAGVKTIVVHDHTPGMRSIPSGLKGFLKRFLNQMPFLSCTAALAVSPYVADRLVSVNGLPSSKVFCVTNGIDIGEALSPVHKSETSALVRVVTVGRVCFYKGIDFAIDVINVLVKDYSLNNFEYLVIGDGPDIDDFKHRVRQLNLGERVHFIGNVANVPERLLSCDIAFHPSRGEAMSLAILEYMRAGLAVVASDNPSVSSALEHDEYAVIYRQEDVQSAALTLKQLIEEPETRFRLGAGAQREVAENFSSDVMLRKFRDVMKRFVG, via the coding sequence ATGGACGCTAAGCAGGTATCGAAAAAAGGAATTTTGGCTGTTGGAAATTTTGATTCGAATGAGGGATATGCTTGGCGTCTAATGGAGCGATTCTGGTGCGAATTATCCTTGCTTGGAGCGGACCAGGGATACCAAACCTATGTTTGTTTTCCGACAGTAACGGTTGTCCCTCAATGCCTGACTGATGCGTCCTGCCGAGTTGATAAAGTCGATTTTACGGTTTCTGGTCTAAGCGCTCTGTTTAAGCAAGTTAGATATATTATAAAAAATTCTATCCATGTTATGTATTTAACTGATCTTAAAACTTATTCGTGGCGTTATCTTCTATTTCGTCTCGCCGGCGTAAAAACAATTGTAGTGCACGATCACACGCCAGGTATGCGCAGCATTCCTAGCGGGCTTAAGGGGTTTTTGAAACGGTTTTTAAATCAAATGCCTTTTCTGTCGTGTACAGCTGCATTAGCGGTCAGCCCGTACGTCGCTGATCGCCTTGTGAGCGTCAATGGGTTGCCGAGCAGCAAAGTCTTTTGTGTTACAAATGGAATCGATATTGGTGAGGCGCTTAGCCCCGTACATAAGTCGGAAACGTCGGCGTTGGTTCGTGTAGTGACGGTTGGAAGAGTCTGTTTTTATAAAGGGATTGACTTCGCAATTGATGTTATCAATGTCCTTGTGAAGGATTATTCACTTAACAATTTCGAGTATCTCGTTATTGGCGATGGCCCCGATATTGATGACTTTAAACATAGGGTTCGGCAATTGAATCTTGGAGAGCGGGTACATTTTATTGGCAACGTTGCCAACGTACCTGAGCGCCTTCTCAGTTGTGATATCGCTTTCCACCCGTCTAGAGGGGAGGCTATGTCGCTTGCAATACTTGAATATATGCGCGCAGGGCTTGCAGTTGTCGCTTCTGATAACCCTTCCGTCAGCTCAGCGCTTGAGCATGATGAATACGCCGTCATTTACCGACAAGAAGATGTTCAAAGCGCTGCGCTTACTCTCAAGCAGCTTATTGAAGAGCCCGAAACACGCTTTAGATTAGGTGCAGGCGCCCAACGAGAGGTCGCTGAAAATTTCTCTAGTGATGTGATGTTAAGGAAGTTTAGGGACGTGATGAAGAGGTTTGTCGGCTAG
- a CDS encoding polysaccharide deacetylase family protein, producing MGGFFRVNLIRQAAKLTFNSFCAATSLARIKLTRSPSLLILTYHRVLPEGHSARKIEQPGMVISPSSLNQHLTLMRSLGATFISLGEWLEAAERGTNLPRFSVAVTFDDGWQDNYQYAYPILKKHEVPSTIFLVSRRINTGWQFWPEQILDLLINHADKLRDPALAWLAQDITRCGYQTGTALTNEQADAVISRLKSLDDKTIEEHLANTRSAIPELGEKPLERHLLNDDELLEMRASGLVTYGAHTQHHYRLNRLKDADRLQQEIVVCQDDLKDKGLNPVSIFCYPNGDISSKGEELVKTHYSAACTTERGWNQTPAKPYGLRRFNFHDGNGSSVLNFLATMGRPV from the coding sequence ATGGGGGGATTTTTTCGCGTGAACCTAATTCGACAGGCAGCAAAGCTGACTTTTAACTCTTTTTGTGCTGCTACGTCGCTGGCGAGAATCAAGTTGACCCGCTCTCCGAGCTTGCTCATCTTGACCTACCATCGAGTTCTGCCTGAGGGGCATTCAGCCAGAAAAATCGAGCAGCCCGGCATGGTTATTTCGCCCAGCTCGCTGAACCAGCATCTCACCTTGATGAGATCCCTAGGAGCGACCTTCATTTCCCTGGGCGAGTGGCTCGAAGCCGCAGAGCGCGGGACGAATCTCCCAAGATTCTCTGTTGCCGTCACATTTGACGATGGCTGGCAGGATAATTATCAATACGCCTACCCCATTCTCAAGAAGCATGAGGTTCCGTCAACAATCTTCCTGGTGTCCCGCCGGATTAACACCGGGTGGCAATTTTGGCCAGAGCAAATCCTCGACCTATTGATAAATCACGCTGACAAGCTGCGAGACCCGGCACTTGCTTGGCTTGCACAAGATATTACCCGTTGCGGGTATCAAACCGGCACTGCGCTGACTAACGAGCAAGCCGACGCGGTCATAAGCCGGCTTAAATCTCTCGATGACAAGACGATTGAAGAGCACTTGGCTAACACGCGCAGCGCAATTCCCGAACTGGGCGAGAAGCCACTCGAACGTCATTTATTGAACGACGACGAACTACTCGAAATGCGAGCTTCTGGCCTGGTGACCTACGGCGCCCATACGCAACACCACTATCGGCTGAATCGCCTAAAGGATGCCGACCGTCTTCAGCAGGAAATCGTCGTCTGCCAGGACGACCTTAAAGACAAAGGTCTTAACCCGGTATCCATCTTCTGCTATCCAAACGGCGACATCTCGTCGAAAGGTGAAGAACTGGTCAAGACTCATTATAGCGCTGCCTGCACAACGGAACGCGGTTGGAACCAGACCCCCGCCAAGCCTTACGGTTTGCGCCGCTTCAATTTCCATGATGGCAACGGCAGTAGCGTCCTCAATTTCCTGGCGACGATGGGGAGACCGGTATAG
- a CDS encoding glycosyltransferase family 4 protein, translated as MDTSNAKNRKYVFLYPDIATPTIAEIEAGRAPRERLTGFYQLLRRGWDVNISDKRWQGKFASIRKKLKRFVFIPSFGMVRDCLPADVIVVKDDFSLGLTLLAKLLGKKIVYLDSMFKFPKNRIRDWLVKLNLLLANQVICFSQSQADLWASHYSISRARFHALSYGMDLDFYSTGKMRQKASPPQVLSIGRDVGRDFSVLTRAVADLNVSLNLITLPYLLPAQSDLSANTHVHERVSYDTLMSLYSQASIAVVPLKSELSYPSGIRAVMEAVLLGVPVISTYTPVLEEYFSPDEEMLYIPPGDVDRMRSEIERLAKDDALAERLSTAALEKIRSRFSVDIYGDQLEEVLEKLF; from the coding sequence ATGGACACAAGCAATGCTAAGAATCGAAAGTACGTATTTCTTTATCCTGATATAGCTACACCCACAATAGCTGAAATAGAAGCGGGGAGGGCGCCTAGGGAACGCCTAACCGGTTTTTATCAACTTCTCAGGAGGGGGTGGGATGTCAACATTTCCGACAAGAGATGGCAGGGCAAGTTTGCTAGTATACGAAAAAAGCTGAAGCGTTTTGTCTTTATACCTAGCTTCGGAATGGTCAGGGACTGTCTTCCTGCGGATGTCATTGTTGTCAAAGATGACTTTAGCCTGGGGTTAACTCTACTGGCGAAGCTGCTGGGTAAAAAGATTGTCTACCTTGATTCGATGTTTAAGTTTCCTAAAAACCGGATTCGGGATTGGCTGGTCAAACTCAACTTGCTTCTTGCGAATCAAGTTATTTGTTTTTCGCAGTCTCAGGCTGATCTCTGGGCTAGCCACTACAGTATATCTAGGGCTCGTTTTCATGCCCTGTCTTATGGTATGGATTTAGATTTCTATAGCACTGGGAAGATGCGGCAGAAAGCCTCTCCGCCGCAAGTGCTATCAATTGGACGAGATGTTGGCCGGGATTTTAGTGTGCTTACCCGAGCGGTTGCGGATCTGAATGTGTCGCTTAATCTGATTACGCTTCCTTATCTACTGCCGGCGCAGTCGGATTTATCTGCCAATACGCATGTCCACGAAAGAGTGAGTTACGATACGTTGATGTCGTTGTACAGCCAGGCGTCCATTGCTGTGGTGCCGCTTAAGTCGGAGCTCTCATACCCCTCCGGCATTCGTGCCGTTATGGAAGCTGTTTTGCTTGGCGTTCCCGTTATTAGTACGTATACCCCCGTCCTTGAGGAATATTTTTCGCCTGACGAGGAAATGCTTTACATACCGCCAGGCGATGTAGACAGGATGAGGTCGGAAATCGAAAGACTCGCGAAGGACGACGCGCTGGCTGAACGGCTTTCAACAGCGGCACTTGAAAAGATTCGCTCTAGGTTTTCGGTGGATATTTACGGGGATCAACTGGAAGAGGTTCTTGAGAAATTATTCTAG
- a CDS encoding glycosyltransferase family 2 protein, which produces MPFFSVVIPCFNRADMVCDAIDSVLLQTINDYEIIVVDDGSSDNTIEVLSKYKDFIKLERQPNSGVAAARNRGLSAAIGRYVCYLDSDDIWAENKLEVYKAAIEDNSDPDFLFSDFSKHDVSLPKRYDVSNTDMFSYIYKFSQKTSGEYYKLQNTSLLELLLSGYPLYPSTFSVKREVHDNFRWDPGILKSEDFNFVLRVSTRHDFIYIDRDLATVRVHQSNKSADFLMKDRTNHASMRLYRDLYAKGANKLLCNYYISRRQFLDGRTYISKGLFRKGIILIVSSLGYRENWSRLAGKIWGKINGR; this is translated from the coding sequence ATGCCTTTTTTTTCGGTCGTTATTCCCTGCTTTAATCGCGCCGACATGGTCTGTGACGCTATCGATAGTGTTCTGCTTCAGACTATTAATGATTATGAAATAATTGTTGTTGACGATGGTTCGTCAGATAATACTATAGAAGTTCTCTCTAAGTATAAGGATTTTATAAAGTTAGAGCGTCAGCCTAACTCGGGTGTTGCAGCTGCGAGAAATAGGGGGCTTTCGGCGGCCATTGGGCGTTATGTATGCTATCTGGATAGTGATGATATATGGGCTGAAAACAAACTTGAAGTATATAAAGCAGCCATTGAAGATAATAGCGATCCGGATTTTCTATTTTCTGATTTTAGTAAGCATGATGTGTCGCTTCCAAAGCGGTATGACGTGTCAAATACGGACATGTTTTCATACATCTATAAGTTTTCACAAAAAACTTCTGGTGAGTATTATAAGCTACAGAATACAAGTCTTCTAGAATTGCTACTAAGCGGTTATCCTCTTTACCCCTCAACGTTTTCAGTAAAGCGAGAGGTTCACGATAACTTTCGCTGGGATCCGGGAATTTTAAAGTCCGAAGATTTTAACTTTGTACTGAGGGTGTCGACCAGGCATGATTTTATTTACATCGATAGAGATTTAGCGACTGTGCGGGTTCACCAATCGAATAAATCCGCTGACTTCTTGATGAAGGATCGGACGAACCATGCAAGCATGCGACTGTATCGCGATTTATATGCAAAAGGCGCCAATAAACTTCTTTGTAATTATTATATTTCACGTCGCCAGTTTCTGGACGGAAGAACGTATATCTCAAAAGGGTTGTTTCGTAAGGGTATAATATTGATTGTTAGTTCACTAGGTTACAGAGAAAATTGGAGCCGGTTGGCAGGAAAGATTTGGGGTAAAATAAATGGACGCTAA
- a CDS encoding ATP-grasp fold amidoligase family protein: MKESIQPSGFLAHSKKVARSLLDNELFIFRDYKSIFGKEINFLAPQTFNEKIQIQKLYNKSPKMSALVDKYKARTFIEQKGYGCILNKLLAVYRDPEEIDFDELPEQFVMKCNHSWATNIVCTDKKMLDFDETRALLKSWLEINHYYKHREWAYKNIEPRIIVEEYLSGELKDYKFFCFGGEPAYIEVDTERTSTRTLDFYDLEWRHIPCRKGNKPNASRPETRPHNLEEMLEIARELSSEFNFCRIDFLVNETGFYFGEVTFYPGGGFSGFEPNSYDHEFGRRFDVSALDIPFSSRCKIGVIKFLSKMGRV; the protein is encoded by the coding sequence ATGAAAGAAAGTATACAGCCATCAGGTTTTCTAGCTCACAGTAAAAAAGTTGCTAGGTCCCTGCTGGACAATGAGCTATTCATTTTTCGTGACTATAAAAGTATCTTTGGGAAGGAAATAAATTTTCTTGCTCCGCAAACATTTAATGAAAAAATACAGATCCAGAAGCTCTACAATAAATCGCCAAAGATGTCAGCTTTGGTTGACAAATACAAAGCTAGGACGTTTATTGAACAAAAAGGTTATGGTTGCATATTAAATAAGTTGCTAGCGGTCTATCGCGATCCCGAAGAGATCGATTTCGATGAACTGCCGGAACAATTTGTTATGAAGTGTAATCATTCATGGGCAACAAATATTGTTTGTACGGATAAAAAGATGCTTGATTTTGATGAGACAAGGGCGTTGCTAAAGTCCTGGCTTGAAATAAATCATTATTATAAGCATAGAGAATGGGCCTATAAAAATATTGAGCCGAGGATAATTGTTGAAGAGTATTTGTCGGGAGAGCTCAAGGACTATAAGTTTTTCTGCTTTGGTGGTGAGCCTGCTTATATTGAAGTCGATACAGAGCGGACATCAACGCGAACGTTGGATTTCTATGATCTTGAGTGGCGCCATATACCGTGCCGGAAAGGCAACAAACCTAACGCCAGCCGTCCGGAGACCCGTCCACATAACCTTGAGGAAATGTTGGAAATAGCCAGAGAGCTATCTTCTGAGTTCAATTTCTGCCGGATTGACTTTCTTGTTAACGAGACAGGGTTCTACTTTGGCGAAGTAACGTTCTACCCTGGCGGCGGATTCTCCGGTTTTGAGCCCAATAGTTATGATCATGAGTTCGGCAGGCGGTTTGACGTCAGTGCCCTGGATATTCCATTTTCTTCCAGATGCAAAATAGGTGTTATTAAATTTCTGAGTAAGATGGGTCGGGTCTAG
- a CDS encoding DegT/DnrJ/EryC1/StrS family aminotransferase: protein MNSGTAALSLAIELSIAAREAADTPEVILPAYGCPDLVAAVVFQGATPVLVDLDGEQPNLSLSAIVRAMSSKTVAIVAVDFLGLAENLAGIKTLIAETDIRIIEDSAQGFPPASSGSGIADYVVLSFGRGKPINLMGGGALLIRHDHRDDAAPILNRLPQESVSLDSKWRLRRFLFNTLLSRPFYGLLLRFPFLGLGKTEYAPLGTICRVNLPTQMLEAGIRYHRQRQYLEDYLSKALTTLETRGWSGPRPLALNSEGAGPTNKVLPRLLRFPLLAPSVELRDQAVSELNAAGIGANTFYGRPLPAISGLERVLSSSVQDFPCASDFSRRLITLPLHEDVTSADIDRMADVLEQLTSRTS from the coding sequence TTGAACAGCGGGACCGCCGCACTGTCTTTGGCGATTGAGCTTTCAATCGCTGCCAGGGAGGCAGCGGATACCCCCGAGGTTATCTTGCCCGCTTATGGCTGTCCTGACCTGGTCGCGGCTGTGGTATTTCAGGGCGCAACCCCCGTTTTGGTGGACCTGGACGGGGAGCAACCGAACCTGTCCCTCTCCGCGATAGTAAGGGCTATGTCGTCAAAGACGGTTGCGATAGTGGCTGTCGATTTTCTCGGGCTTGCCGAAAATCTAGCTGGCATCAAAACACTGATTGCGGAAACGGATATACGGATTATCGAGGACTCCGCGCAGGGATTCCCGCCGGCATCGTCGGGCTCCGGCATAGCGGATTACGTTGTTCTCAGCTTCGGTAGGGGCAAGCCCATCAATCTCATGGGTGGGGGTGCGCTGCTGATACGTCATGACCATCGTGATGACGCGGCTCCAATTTTAAACCGGCTCCCACAGGAGTCGGTGTCATTGGATTCAAAATGGCGATTACGCCGTTTTTTATTCAATACACTCTTGTCGAGGCCATTCTATGGTCTGCTCCTCCGGTTTCCGTTTCTCGGACTTGGTAAAACAGAATACGCCCCCTTGGGAACCATTTGCCGGGTAAACCTACCAACTCAAATGCTTGAGGCGGGCATCCGCTATCATCGGCAACGCCAATACCTCGAAGACTATCTGTCAAAGGCGCTAACCACACTGGAAACTCGTGGTTGGTCAGGTCCTCGACCACTAGCACTGAATTCAGAGGGTGCCGGCCCGACCAATAAAGTTTTGCCGCGGCTTCTTCGGTTTCCTTTATTAGCACCTTCCGTTGAACTTCGGGACCAGGCGGTCTCCGAATTAAACGCGGCTGGAATCGGCGCCAATACGTTTTACGGGCGTCCTTTGCCGGCCATTTCCGGATTAGAGCGTGTTTTAAGCAGCTCAGTACAAGATTTTCCCTGCGCCAGTGACTTTTCGAGGCGCCTGATTACACTACCTCTCCACGAGGATGTCACATCAGCGGATATCGACCGTATGGCTGACGTCTTGGAGCAGTTGACTTCTAGAACCTCTTAA
- a CDS encoding glycosyltransferase family 4 protein, whose amino-acid sequence MRVAGEEKATVVTHIISGDLWAGAEAQVYQLISGLYANGHVAPTAVVFNPGILYDKLCALGIEVTIADETALSPLGQIMAIRAHLRENGAAIVHTHGFKENVLGTIAQHLARVPRSLRTAHGNPETTLSWQKPLKKLTQILDDSIARYGQNAVVAVSKQLESALSARYPGKTVRISNFIDLNNRYASEEAEITPVKEHEPPYQIALIGRAVPVKRLDLFIDTIALLRNQHGLDVNGAIYGDGPLLSSMKDYAAKRIEGAVEFKGFVNNIAQELTTTDVLVMPSDHEGLPMTLLEALAIKVPIVAHNIGGIPEVLGEGRCGVLVDNHDSAGYAEAIAKLLNNRATMHNLAEAGVKHLQREFGSTQNIQKYEELYATLVRGTGSPHRSHIPNGSHSKAL is encoded by the coding sequence GTGCGCGTCGCCGGGGAGGAAAAGGCTACCGTTGTCACCCATATCATTTCGGGAGATCTATGGGCGGGTGCGGAAGCTCAGGTTTATCAACTGATTTCCGGCCTATATGCGAACGGACACGTTGCTCCTACCGCAGTCGTGTTCAACCCCGGTATTCTCTACGACAAACTCTGCGCCTTGGGTATTGAGGTTACGATTGCCGATGAAACGGCATTGTCACCTTTAGGTCAAATCATGGCTATTCGCGCGCATTTACGAGAGAACGGGGCAGCCATCGTTCACACCCACGGGTTCAAGGAAAATGTTCTAGGCACCATTGCACAGCACTTGGCACGGGTACCAAGATCGTTGCGCACCGCCCATGGAAATCCAGAAACAACGCTGTCTTGGCAAAAGCCGCTTAAAAAGCTCACCCAGATTCTTGACGACAGCATCGCACGCTACGGGCAAAATGCCGTCGTCGCCGTCTCTAAACAGCTCGAATCAGCGCTCTCGGCAAGATATCCCGGCAAAACGGTCAGGATCAGCAATTTTATTGACCTAAATAATAGGTATGCTTCTGAAGAGGCCGAGATTACACCGGTAAAGGAACACGAGCCTCCATACCAAATTGCGCTTATCGGCAGAGCTGTGCCCGTCAAACGCCTCGATCTGTTTATCGATACTATTGCTCTTCTCCGAAATCAGCACGGACTCGACGTCAACGGCGCGATATATGGTGACGGGCCTCTACTTTCATCTATGAAAGATTACGCCGCTAAAAGAATTGAAGGCGCCGTCGAATTCAAAGGCTTCGTGAACAACATCGCTCAGGAGCTAACGACAACCGATGTGCTCGTCATGCCATCCGATCACGAAGGCTTGCCTATGACGTTGCTTGAAGCTCTCGCAATCAAGGTACCTATCGTGGCCCACAACATCGGTGGCATACCCGAAGTGCTGGGAGAAGGCCGGTGTGGGGTGCTGGTAGACAACCATGATAGCGCCGGTTATGCAGAGGCCATCGCCAAACTTCTCAACAATCGTGCTACGATGCATAACCTCGCGGAAGCTGGCGTCAAGCATCTCCAGAGAGAGTTTGGGAGCACCCAAAATATTCAGAAGTACGAAGAACTGTATGCGACTCTTGTGCGAGGCACGGGAAGCCCACATCGCTCTCATATTCCAAACGGTAGCCACTCAAAGGCGCTGTAA